In a genomic window of Gossypium arboreum isolate Shixiya-1 chromosome 7, ASM2569848v2, whole genome shotgun sequence:
- the LOC108470682 gene encoding glutathione S-transferase DHAR3, chloroplastic, protein MSTAVALSSSLKHNLALGIRFPQNPSFYHRNGPKVSTFRTFTVAMAAINTTPLEICVKASVTTPNKLGDCPFCQRVLLTMEEKHLPYEMKLVDLSNKPEWFLRISPEGKVPVVKFDDKWVPDSDVIAQSLEEKYPDPPLVTPQEKALVGSKIFSTFIGFLKSKDPSDGTEQALLDELSSFNDYIKENGPFINGEKISAADLSLAPKLYHLEIALGHYKKWSIPDTLPYTKSYMKTIFSMDSFMKTRASPDDVIAGWRPKVMG, encoded by the exons atgtcgaCGGCAGTAGCATTGTCTTCCTCACTTAAACACAATTTAGCTTTGGGCATTCGATTCCCTCAGAACCCTTCCTTTTACCATCGAAATGGACCCAAAGTTTCAACTTTTAGAACCTTCACAGTTGCAATGGCGGCCATTAACACTACTCCTCTTGAAATCTGCGTTAAAGCTTCTGTTACCACTCCCAATAAGCTTGGCGACT GCCCCTTTTGCCAAAGGGTATTGCTGACTATGGAAGAAAAGCATCTTCCTTATGAAATGAAGTTGGTAGATTTGTCAAACAAACCAGaatg GTTCTTACGAATCAGCCCCGAAGGGAAGGTTCCGGTAGTGAAATTCGATGACAAATGGGTTCCTGATTCTGATGTAATTGCTCAGTCATTGGAAGAAAAGTATCCCGATCCACCATTGGTAACTCCGCAGGAAAAAGCATTGGT TGGCTCGAAGATCTTCTCCACATTCATCGGTTTTCTTAAAAGCAAAGATCCTAGCGATGGAACAGAGCAAGCATTGCTTGACGAGTTAAGCTCATTCAATGATTATATCAAAGAAAAC GGTCCTTTTATCAACGGGGAGAAGATTTCTGCGGCGGACTTATCTCTAGCACCAAAGCTATACCATCTCGAGATTGCTTTAGGGCATTACAAGAAATGGTCTATTCCGGACACACTTCCCTACACGAAATCTTACATGAAG ACGATTTTCTCGATGGATTCATTCATGAAAACACGTGCTAGTCCCGACGACGTAATTGCGGGTTGGCGTCCAAAAGTTATGGGCTAA
- the LOC108453058 gene encoding DELLA protein GAI, with product MKRDHQEISGSGSNPAESSSIKGKLWEEDPDAGGMDDELLAVLGYKVRSSDMADVAQKLEMLEKVMGTAQEDGISQLGDTVHFNPSDLSGWVQNLLIEFNGSTTTPDPNFNDDSEYDLRAIPGVAAYPPVKSDPGLENTRKRAKTESSSSSSSTTTRPVVLIDSQETGVRLVHTLMACAEAVQQDNLKLADALVKHIGLLASSQTGAMRKVATYFAEALARRIYRIFPPDSLDPSYNDKLQMHFYETCPYLKFAHFTANQAILEAFSMANRVHVIDFGLKQGMQWPALMQALALRPGGPPAFRLTGIGPPQPDDTDALQQVGWKLAELAERIGIEFEFRGFVANSLADLEPEMLDIRPPEIEVVAVNAVFELHPLLARPGGIEKVVSSIKAMKPKIVTVVEQEANHNGPVFLDRFTEALHYYSTLFDSLEGSGVAPPSQDLAMSELYLGRQICNVVACEGMDRVERHEPLTQWRTRMETAGFSPVHLGSNAYKQASMLLALFASGDGYRVEENNGCLMLGWHTRPLIATSAWRLAGTESGSELTQELS from the coding sequence ATGAAGAGAGATCATCAAGAAATTTCTGGGAGTGGTTCAAATCCAGCTGAGAGTTCATCCATTAAAGGGAAATTATGGGAAGAAGATCCAGATGCTGGTGGCATGGACGACGAGTTATTAGCTGTTTTGGGTTACAAAGTTCGGTCATCAGATATGGCGGATGTAGCTCAAAAATTGGAAATGTTGGAGAAAGTTATGGGTACTGCTCAAGAAGATGGGATTTCACAGCTTGGTGATACTGTTCATTTTAATCCTTCAGATCTATCCGGTTGGGTTCAAAATTTGTTGATCGAGTTCAACGGTTCAACAACAACACCAGATCCCAATTTCAACGATGATTCTGAGTACGATCTTAGAGCAATACCAGGGGTCGCCGCTTACCCACCGGTGAAATCGGATCCGGGTCTAGAAAATACCCGGAAACGAGCTAAAACTGAgtcgtcatcatcatcatcttcaacAACTACTCGTCCTGTTGTGTTGATTGACTCACAAGAAACTGGGGTTCGACTCGTTCATACATTAATGGCTTGTGCTGAAGCTGTTCAACAAGATAATCTTAAACTAGCTGATGCATTAGTGAAACATATTGGGTTACTTGCTTCATCACAAACTGGTGCTATGAGAAAAGTTGCTACTTATTTTGCTGAAGCTTTAGCTCGAAGAATTTATAGAATTTTCCCACCAGATTCACTTGATCCATCATATAATGATAAGTTACAAATGCACTTCTATGAAACTTGTCCTTATTTGAAATTTGCTCATTTTACAGCTAATCAAGCCATATTGGAAGCTTTTTCAATGGCTAATAGAGTTCATGTTATTGATTTTGGGCTAAAACAAGGTATGCAATGGCCAGCTTTAATGCAAGCACTTGCATTAAGACCCGGTGGACCACCGGCGTTTCGATTGACCGGAATTGGACCACCTCAACCCGATGATACTGATGCGTTGCAACAAGTGGGGTGGAAGCTAGCTGAATTGGCCGAACGCATCGGGATCGAATTCGAGTTTCGGGGATTCGTGGCTAATAGTTTAGCCGATCTCGAACCCGAAATGCTCGATATTCGTCCTCCCGAGATTGAAGTAGTAGCGGTGAACGCTGTTTTCGAGCTTCATCCCTTGTTAGCTCGACCGGGTGGGATCGAAAAAGTTGTTTCCTCTATTAAAGCGATGAAACCCAAGATTGTCACGGTTGTTGAACAAGAAGCGAATCACAACGGTCCTGTTTTCTTAGACCGTTTTACTGAAGCTCTCCATTATTATTCTACCCTTTTCGACTCGTTGGAAGGTTCGGGGGTGGCGCCACCGAGTCAAGACCTGGCTATGTCCGAGTTATACTTAGGAAGACAGATTTGTAACGTGGTTGCTTGTGAAGGGATGGACCGAGTTGAGCGACACGAGCCGCTGACTCAGTGGAGAACTCGGATGGAAACGGCCGGGTTTAGCCCTGTTCATTTGGGTTCCAATGCTTATAAACAAGCTAGTATGTTGTTGGCCCTCTTCGCCAGCGGCGATGGGTATAGAGTGGAGGAGAATAATGGGTGTTTAATGCTTGGGTGGCATACAAGGCCACTTATCGCCACCTCGGCTTGGCGACTCGCTGGTACTGAGTCAGGTAGTGAGTTAACTCAGGAGCTGAGTTGA